From Streptomyces sp. NBC_00370, a single genomic window includes:
- a CDS encoding FecCD family ABC transporter permease produces MTAPVAVPVRPAGYARVRAGRGSFLLHRRAAAVAGVLAVLLAAVCVAYLCVGESFVAPGEVLKVVFGRPSPDQLVVGTLRLPRMVLGLLVGVAFGIAGALIQTVARNPLASPDIIGISQGAGAVTVGAMTFGVTSYTALPYLSVGGGLLAAALVYAFAWRGGLHATRFVLIGIGFAIALRSVTTLFMTKGDVLVAQQAQVWMTGSLNGRGYDEAAPLALVLLVLTPAVLWAAYAQRTVSMDDDTALALGVRLGRVRLGLVVLGVILASVATGAAGPVDFVALLAPQIARRMTRTAQIPLLSSALMGAFVVVFADLLARVVLAPTELPVGVLTAAVGAPYLIWLIIRSRTAGGK; encoded by the coding sequence GGCAGCGGTGGCCGGCGTGCTGGCGGTGCTGCTGGCCGCCGTGTGCGTCGCGTATCTGTGCGTGGGCGAGAGCTTCGTGGCGCCCGGCGAGGTGCTGAAGGTCGTCTTCGGCCGGCCGTCCCCCGACCAACTGGTCGTCGGCACGCTGCGGTTGCCCCGGATGGTGCTGGGGCTGCTGGTCGGGGTGGCCTTCGGGATCGCGGGCGCGCTGATCCAGACCGTCGCCCGCAATCCGCTCGCGAGCCCCGACATCATCGGCATCAGCCAGGGCGCTGGCGCGGTGACGGTCGGCGCGATGACGTTCGGCGTCACCTCATACACGGCGCTCCCGTACCTGTCGGTCGGCGGCGGACTGCTGGCAGCGGCGCTGGTGTACGCCTTCGCGTGGCGCGGCGGGCTGCACGCGACGCGCTTCGTGCTCATCGGCATCGGCTTCGCCATCGCGCTGCGGTCCGTCACGACCCTGTTCATGACGAAGGGCGACGTGCTGGTCGCCCAGCAGGCCCAGGTGTGGATGACGGGCTCGCTCAACGGCCGTGGCTACGACGAGGCGGCGCCGCTCGCACTCGTCCTGCTGGTGCTGACGCCCGCCGTGCTGTGGGCGGCGTACGCGCAGCGCACGGTCTCCATGGACGACGACACGGCGCTGGCGCTGGGCGTACGGCTCGGCCGGGTCCGGCTCGGCCTCGTCGTCCTGGGCGTGATCCTGGCGTCGGTCGCGACGGGCGCGGCCGGTCCCGTCGACTTCGTGGCGCTGCTGGCGCCACAGATCGCGCGGCGGATGACCCGTACCGCGCAGATCCCGCTGCTGTCGTCGGCGCTGATGGGCGCGTTCGTCGTCGTGTTCGCCGATCTGCTGGCGCGGGTGGTGCTGGCGCCGACGGAGCTGCCGGTGGGCGTCCTGACGGCGGCGGTGGGCGCGCCGTACCTGATCTGGCTCATCATTCGCAGCCGTACCGCAGGAGGAAAGTGA
- a CDS encoding ABC transporter ATP-binding protein has protein sequence MSRLTARDLTLAYDDRTVVHDLDLAVPDGRVTVIVGPNACGKSTTLRALGRLLKPRRGAVLLDGAELAKIPTKKIARAIGLLPQSPAAPEAITVADLVSRGRQPHQSWWQQWSDEDERAVTEAMRRTDVTALADRPVDELSGGQRQRVWIAMALAQETDLLLLDEPTTFLDIAHQVEVLDLVRRLNHDQGRTVVIVLHDLNQAARYADHLVAMKEGHVVAEGPPSEVVTAALVREVFGLESVVIPCPVTGAPLVVPGEPYRPEGGEGSEVPEATEPAKG, from the coding sequence ATGAGCAGGCTCACGGCCCGCGATCTGACGCTCGCCTACGACGACCGCACGGTGGTCCACGACCTCGATCTGGCCGTCCCCGACGGCCGGGTGACGGTGATCGTCGGCCCGAACGCCTGCGGCAAGTCCACGACGCTGCGGGCGCTGGGGCGGCTGCTGAAGCCGCGCCGGGGCGCGGTGCTGCTGGACGGCGCGGAGCTGGCGAAGATACCGACGAAGAAGATCGCCCGGGCGATCGGTCTGCTGCCGCAGTCCCCCGCAGCCCCGGAGGCGATCACCGTCGCCGACCTGGTCTCACGGGGCCGCCAGCCGCACCAGAGCTGGTGGCAGCAGTGGTCGGACGAGGACGAACGCGCCGTCACGGAGGCGATGCGCCGCACGGACGTGACGGCGCTCGCCGACCGCCCGGTGGACGAACTGTCCGGCGGCCAGCGGCAGCGCGTCTGGATCGCGATGGCCCTGGCCCAGGAGACGGACCTGCTGCTGCTGGACGAGCCGACGACGTTCCTGGACATCGCCCATCAGGTGGAAGTCCTGGACCTGGTCCGGCGCCTCAACCACGACCAGGGCCGCACGGTCGTCATCGTCCTCCACGACCTCAACCAGGCAGCCCGCTACGCGGACCACCTGGTGGCGATGAAAGAGGGCCACGTGGTGGCGGAGGGCCCACCGTCGGAGGTGGTGACGGCGGCCCTGGTACGCGAGGTCTTCGGCCTGGAGTCGGTGGTCATCCCCTGCCCGGTGACCGGCGCGCCGCTGGTGGTCCCGGGAGAGCCGTACCGCCCGGAGGGCGGGGAGGGCTCGGAGGTGCCGGAGGCCACGGAGCCGGCGAAGGGATAG
- a CDS encoding helicase-associated domain-containing protein yields MSQGTGGTPPRTLAEALRGRGDESLTALLRARPDLLSPVPNDISQLATRAGTRASVVRALERLDRFTLQTAEALAVAPEPAEYDTLRALLTGDEGDERIAQGVATAVATLRDQALIWGDDDRLRLVRTAREILAPSPTHPSPTGLGPTVAEATVGMSPTRLQEILTAAWLPSTHDPVSAVASLTELFTDRTRMAALLDTAPMEALSVLDRLVWGPPYGEVTSSPTPPVQWLRDRGLLLPASTRTVVLPREVALHLRAGRAHRVVEPAAPAVAARAEYRPQVVDSAAAAQAFTALGTIEELAKDWNEGGPNVLRAGGLSVRDLKRTATALGVTETLAAFWVELAFAAGLLAADGESDERYAPTPAYDDWQELPDPEKWARLVTAWLTATRTPGLVGTQDTKGRTLAALGPDLDRGPAPEVRQRVLHLLATLPEDSAADPESLLERLRWERPLRTAAAAGRPEDLRSRLAAWTLGDAELLGVTGRGALSSQGRALLTPPGAASGTASAADPGAPALTLTDAELSAATQRAAHALAPLLPEPLDHVLLQADLTAVAPGPLLRPLAELLSVAAEIESKGGATVYRFTPGSVRRALDAGQTASDLHEFLKTHSRTPVPQPLSYLIDDVARRHGHLRVGAASAYVRCDDDALLGEILADKRSQGLRLRRIAPTVLAAQADPTTLLEGLRSMGLAPAAESAEGDVLITRAFAHRTPARTAPAPVPDGPRAPEPVLLGAAVKAIRAGDLAATAVRKPGSEPVATGDLPRTNAAETLATVQAAAMTGATIWIGYVNVDGAASQRVIAPVRVEGGFVTAYDHTADVVRTFPLHRITGVAELADDPA; encoded by the coding sequence GTGTCACAAGGAACCGGCGGTACGCCACCGCGCACGCTCGCGGAGGCCCTGCGCGGCCGGGGGGACGAGTCACTCACCGCCCTGCTGCGCGCGCGGCCCGACCTGCTGTCGCCCGTGCCGAACGACATCTCGCAGCTCGCGACCCGGGCCGGCACCCGCGCCTCCGTCGTACGCGCGCTGGAGCGGCTCGACCGGTTCACGCTGCAGACCGCCGAGGCGCTCGCCGTCGCCCCCGAGCCCGCCGAGTACGACACGCTGCGCGCGCTGCTCACCGGCGACGAGGGTGACGAGCGGATCGCGCAGGGCGTCGCCACCGCCGTGGCGACCCTCCGCGACCAGGCGCTGATCTGGGGCGACGACGACCGGCTGCGGCTGGTCCGCACCGCACGGGAGATCCTGGCCCCCTCCCCCACCCACCCCTCGCCGACCGGGCTCGGCCCGACCGTCGCCGAGGCCACGGTCGGCATGTCGCCGACGCGGCTGCAGGAGATCCTGACCGCCGCGTGGCTGCCGAGCACGCACGACCCGGTCTCGGCCGTCGCCTCCCTCACCGAGCTGTTCACGGACCGCACGCGAATGGCGGCCCTGCTGGACACCGCGCCGATGGAGGCCCTGTCGGTGCTGGACCGGCTGGTGTGGGGCCCGCCGTACGGCGAGGTCACCTCCAGCCCCACGCCGCCCGTGCAGTGGCTGCGCGACCGTGGCCTGCTGCTGCCCGCGTCGACCCGCACGGTCGTGCTGCCGCGCGAGGTCGCGCTGCATCTGCGCGCGGGCCGCGCGCACCGCGTGGTCGAGCCGGCCGCGCCCGCCGTCGCCGCCCGCGCCGAATACCGTCCACAGGTTGTGGACAGCGCGGCGGCGGCCCAGGCGTTCACCGCGCTCGGCACCATCGAGGAGCTGGCGAAGGACTGGAACGAGGGCGGCCCGAACGTGCTGCGGGCCGGCGGCCTGTCCGTACGCGACCTCAAGCGCACGGCGACAGCCCTCGGCGTCACCGAGACCCTGGCGGCCTTCTGGGTCGAACTGGCCTTCGCCGCAGGGCTGCTGGCGGCGGACGGCGAGTCCGACGAGCGGTACGCACCGACCCCCGCGTACGACGACTGGCAGGAACTGCCCGACCCCGAGAAGTGGGCACGTCTCGTCACCGCCTGGCTGACGGCGACCCGCACGCCCGGTCTCGTCGGCACCCAGGACACCAAGGGCCGCACCCTCGCCGCGCTCGGCCCCGACCTCGACCGCGGTCCGGCTCCCGAAGTACGGCAGCGGGTGCTGCACCTGCTCGCCACCCTGCCCGAGGACTCGGCCGCCGACCCGGAGTCGCTGCTGGAGCGGCTGCGCTGGGAGCGCCCGCTGCGCACCGCCGCAGCGGCGGGCCGGCCCGAGGACCTGCGGTCCAGGCTGGCCGCCTGGACCCTCGGCGACGCCGAACTGCTGGGCGTCACCGGGCGCGGAGCGCTGTCGTCACAGGGCCGCGCGCTGCTGACACCCCCCGGCGCCGCGTCCGGCACCGCATCCGCCGCCGACCCCGGCGCCCCCGCCCTCACCCTCACCGACGCCGAACTCTCCGCCGCCACCCAGCGCGCCGCCCACGCGCTCGCCCCGCTCCTTCCTGAACCCCTCGACCACGTCCTCCTCCAGGCCGACCTCACCGCCGTCGCCCCCGGCCCGCTGCTGCGCCCCCTGGCCGAACTCCTCTCCGTCGCCGCCGAGATCGAGTCGAAGGGCGGCGCGACCGTCTACCGGTTCACACCCGGATCCGTACGGCGCGCACTCGACGCCGGACAGACCGCCTCCGACCTGCACGAATTCCTCAAGACGCACAGCCGTACGCCCGTACCGCAGCCGCTCTCCTATCTCATCGACGATGTGGCCCGCAGACACGGCCACCTGCGGGTCGGCGCCGCGTCCGCGTACGTACGCTGCGACGACGACGCGCTGCTCGGCGAAATCCTCGCCGACAAGCGGTCGCAGGGACTGCGGCTGCGGCGCATCGCCCCGACGGTGCTGGCCGCGCAGGCCGACCCGACGACGCTGCTCGAAGGCCTCCGGTCGATGGGCCTCGCGCCCGCCGCCGAGTCCGCCGAGGGCGACGTACTGATCACCCGGGCCTTCGCCCACCGCACCCCGGCCCGCACCGCCCCCGCCCCGGTCCCCGACGGCCCACGCGCCCCCGAACCCGTCCTGCTGGGCGCTGCGGTGAAGGCGATCAGGGCCGGCGACCTGGCGGCGACGGCCGTCCGTAAACCGGGCTCGGAACCGGTGGCCACCGGCGACCTGCCCCGGACGAACGCGGCCGAGACCCTGGCCACCGTCCAGGCGGCGGCGATGACCGGCGCGACCATCTGGATCGGCTACGTCAACGTGGACGGCGCGGCCAGCCAGCGCGTCATCGCCCCGGTACGGGTCGAGGGCGGTTTCGTCACCGCGTACGACCACACGGCGGACGTCGTACGAACCTTCCCCCTGCACCGCATCACAGGAGTAGCCGAACTGGCCGACGACCCGGCCTGA
- a CDS encoding VanZ family protein — protein sequence MLILVVAFVALVAFSVVLAELTLTPSPASAQIAGSNLHPGRSLRQYLEDYTFLAACKQIGGNIVMGVPFGLILPVLVPRRLRMIRVVLLTAVVMVLVELAQGSIVEGRAFDVDDVIMNTSGALIGYLLLGRRIGRKYHSLGVAPVERDSQKRSERTKRSARSERSERSEPKTTVDTKTERGPASRLRPKSKPTTKAGTTKASTKTLTKPKTAKPKLTPKATSAKVEAPSWSERINRLARSRR from the coding sequence GTGCTGATACTTGTGGTGGCCTTCGTCGCGCTGGTCGCCTTCTCCGTCGTCCTGGCGGAGCTGACGCTGACCCCCTCGCCCGCCTCCGCGCAGATCGCCGGATCGAACCTGCACCCGGGCCGCTCGCTGCGGCAATACCTGGAGGACTACACCTTCCTGGCCGCCTGCAAGCAGATAGGCGGCAACATCGTGATGGGGGTGCCCTTCGGGCTGATCCTTCCGGTGCTCGTGCCGCGCAGGCTGCGGATGATCCGGGTCGTGCTGCTGACGGCCGTGGTCATGGTGCTGGTGGAGCTGGCGCAGGGCTCGATCGTCGAGGGCCGCGCCTTCGACGTGGACGACGTGATCATGAACACGAGCGGTGCGCTGATCGGGTACCTGCTGCTGGGCCGCCGTATCGGCCGCAAGTACCACTCGCTGGGTGTGGCGCCGGTGGAGAGGGATTCGCAGAAGCGGTCGGAGCGGACGAAGCGGTCGGCCCGTTCGGAGCGTTCCGAGCGTTCCGAGCCGAAGACGACGGTGGACACGAAGACGGAGCGCGGGCCGGCCTCCAGGCTGCGGCCGAAGTCGAAGCCGACGACGAAGGCGGGCACGACGAAGGCGAGTACGAAGACGCTCACGAAGCCGAAGACCGCCAAGCCCAAACTCACCCCCAAGGCGACATCCGCCAAGGTCGAGGCCCCCTCGTGGAGCGAACGGATCAACCGTTTGGCACGATCCAGGCGTTGA
- a CDS encoding DNA repair helicase XPB, producing MNGPLIVQSDKTLLLEVDHEQADACRRAIAPFAELERAPEHIHTYRLTPLGLWNARAAGHDAEQVVDALVEFSRYPVPHALLVDVAETMARYGRLTLSKHPSHGLVLTSTDRPVLEEILRSKKVAPLVGTRIDPDTVAVHPSERGQIKQTLLKLGWPAEDLAGYVDGEAHAIELHEEGWALRPYQKQAVENFWHGGSGVVVLPCGAGKTLVGAGAMAQAKATTLILVTNTVSARQWKHELVKRTSLTEEEIGEYSGTRKEIRPVTIATYQVLTTRRKGVYPHLELFDSRDWGLILYDEVHLLPAPVFKFTADLQARRRLGLTATLVREDGRESDVFSLIGPKRFDAPWKEIEAQGYIAPADCVEVRVNLTDSERLAYATAETEEKYRFCATTATKRKVTEALVRKHQGEQTLVIGQYIDQLDELGEHLDAPVIKGETSNAQREKLFDSFRQGEISVLVVSKVANFSIDLPEATVAIQVSGTFGSRQEEAQRLGRVLRPKADGHEARFYSVVARDTIDQDFAAHRQRFLAEQGYAYRIIDADELLAGN from the coding sequence GTGAATGGACCTCTCATCGTCCAGAGCGACAAGACACTGCTGCTTGAGGTCGACCACGAACAGGCTGACGCCTGCCGCCGCGCCATCGCTCCGTTCGCCGAGCTGGAGCGGGCTCCCGAGCACATCCACACCTACCGGCTGACCCCGCTCGGGCTGTGGAACGCGCGCGCGGCCGGGCACGACGCCGAGCAGGTGGTCGACGCGCTGGTGGAGTTCTCCCGCTATCCCGTTCCGCATGCCCTGCTCGTGGACGTCGCCGAGACGATGGCGCGCTACGGGCGGCTCACGCTCTCCAAGCACCCCTCGCACGGTCTGGTGCTGACCTCGACCGACCGCCCGGTGCTGGAGGAGATCCTCCGCTCCAAGAAGGTCGCGCCGCTGGTCGGCACGCGGATCGACCCGGACACCGTCGCCGTCCATCCCTCCGAGCGCGGCCAGATCAAGCAGACGCTGCTGAAGCTCGGCTGGCCCGCCGAGGACCTGGCCGGTTACGTCGACGGCGAGGCGCACGCGATCGAGCTGCACGAGGAAGGGTGGGCGCTGCGCCCGTACCAGAAGCAGGCAGTGGAGAACTTCTGGCACGGCGGCTCAGGCGTGGTCGTGCTGCCCTGCGGCGCGGGCAAGACCCTGGTGGGCGCCGGTGCGATGGCGCAGGCCAAGGCGACGACGCTGATCCTGGTGACCAACACCGTCTCGGCCAGGCAGTGGAAGCACGAACTGGTGAAGCGCACCTCGCTGACCGAGGAGGAGATCGGCGAGTACAGCGGTACGCGCAAGGAGATCCGCCCGGTCACCATCGCCACGTACCAGGTGCTGACGACGCGCCGTAAGGGCGTCTATCCGCATCTGGAGCTGTTCGACTCGCGCGACTGGGGGCTGATCCTCTACGACGAGGTGCATCTGCTGCCCGCGCCCGTGTTCAAGTTCACCGCCGACCTCCAGGCGCGTAGGCGGCTGGGGCTCACGGCCACGCTGGTACGGGAGGACGGCCGCGAGTCGGACGTGTTCTCGCTGATCGGTCCGAAGCGTTTCGACGCGCCGTGGAAGGAGATCGAGGCGCAGGGCTACATCGCGCCCGCCGACTGCGTCGAGGTACGCGTCAATCTCACGGACAGCGAGCGGCTCGCGTACGCGACGGCCGAGACCGAGGAGAAGTACCGCTTCTGCGCGACGACGGCGACGAAGCGGAAGGTGACCGAGGCGCTGGTGCGCAAGCACCAGGGCGAGCAGACCTTGGTCATCGGGCAGTACATCGACCAGCTCGACGAGCTGGGTGAGCATCTGGACGCGCCGGTCATCAAGGGCGAGACGAGCAACGCGCAGCGCGAGAAGCTCTTCGATTCGTTCCGGCAGGGCGAGATCTCGGTGCTGGTGGTGTCGAAGGTCGCGAACTTCTCGATCGACCTGCCGGAGGCGACGGTCGCGATCCAGGTGTCCGGGACGTTCGGCTCGCGCCAGGAGGAGGCGCAGCGGCTCGGCCGGGTGCTGCGTCCGAAGGCGGACGGGCACGAGGCGCGGTTCTACTCGGTCGTCGCGCGGGACACGATCGACCAGGACTTCGCCGCACACCGGCAGCGCTTCCTGGCCGAGCAGGGTTACGCGTACCGCATCATCGACGCGGACGAGCTGCTGGCCGGGAACTGA
- a CDS encoding HelD family protein — translation MPAHAPESTPGPGPLERERAHLLASRAALRAMREDVKSLDIRDVTANWVNAAALEAQIEDRIKALADLSHTPLFFGRLDYLHAVGAEQAEGAEGERFYIGRRHVHDADGNPMVVDWRAPVSQPFYRASKKDALDVGLRRRFGYTSGELTAYEDEHLSDPAETATSSKLLQAEIERPRVGPMRDIVATIQPEQDEIVRSGLSGSVCVQGGPGTGKTAVGLHRVAYLLYAHRERLARTGTLVIGPNASFLHYIEQVLPALGELEVKQATVDELVGSAVQVRGTDAAPAAVVKGDARLAEVLRRAVRSHVSMPVEPLVVVRGSRRWRVPAYEIEELVRQLLDRDIRYGAAREALPQRIAHAVLVRMEQAGEAPDDRVQDAVARNPAVKAVVKAVWPPVDPAKLVLRLLSDAEFLAEHAEGLLTADEQRTILWEKPARSLKSVRWSPADAVLIDEVGDLVARTHSLGHVVLDEAQDLSPMQYRAVGRRCSTGSATVLGDLAQGTTPWATGSWAEALKHLGKSEAVVEELTAGFRVPREVIAYASRLLPVISPGLAEVESVRESPGSLSVRTAAGGLDDAVVAACVESLTHEGSTGLIAADARVPALAKALTAADLPYLSPGEETTAESRLTLVPASLAKGLEYDYVVLDEPAAVVAGEPDERTGLRRLYVALTRAVSGLIVLHGEPLPEALAAAGVTGP, via the coding sequence GTGCCCGCGCACGCCCCTGAATCAACACCCGGCCCCGGTCCGCTCGAACGGGAACGGGCCCATCTCCTTGCCTCGCGCGCCGCGCTGCGCGCCATGCGCGAGGACGTGAAGTCCCTCGACATCCGCGACGTGACGGCGAACTGGGTCAACGCGGCCGCCCTGGAGGCGCAGATCGAGGACCGCATCAAGGCGCTCGCCGACCTGTCCCACACCCCGCTCTTCTTCGGCCGGCTCGACTATCTGCACGCGGTCGGCGCCGAGCAGGCCGAAGGCGCCGAGGGCGAGCGCTTCTACATCGGCAGACGGCATGTGCACGACGCGGACGGCAACCCGATGGTCGTCGACTGGCGCGCGCCCGTCTCGCAGCCGTTCTACCGCGCGTCGAAGAAGGACGCGCTGGACGTGGGGCTGCGCCGCCGCTTCGGTTACACGTCGGGCGAGCTGACCGCGTACGAGGACGAGCATCTGTCCGACCCGGCCGAGACCGCCACGTCGAGCAAGCTGCTGCAGGCCGAGATCGAACGGCCGCGCGTCGGCCCGATGCGGGACATCGTGGCGACGATCCAGCCCGAGCAGGACGAGATCGTCCGCTCCGGGCTCAGCGGCAGCGTCTGTGTCCAGGGAGGGCCCGGCACCGGCAAGACCGCCGTGGGGCTGCACCGGGTGGCGTATCTGCTGTACGCGCACCGCGAACGGCTGGCCCGTACCGGCACGCTCGTCATCGGTCCTAACGCGTCCTTCCTGCACTACATCGAGCAGGTGCTGCCCGCCCTGGGCGAGCTGGAGGTGAAGCAGGCGACGGTCGACGAGCTGGTCGGTTCGGCCGTGCAGGTACGGGGTACGGACGCGGCGCCCGCCGCCGTCGTCAAGGGGGACGCGCGGCTGGCGGAGGTGCTGCGGCGCGCGGTGCGCTCGCACGTGTCGATGCCCGTCGAGCCGCTGGTGGTGGTGCGCGGTTCGCGGCGCTGGCGGGTCCCCGCGTACGAGATCGAGGAGCTGGTCCGGCAGTTGCTGGACCGCGACATCCGCTACGGGGCGGCGCGCGAGGCGCTGCCGCAGCGCATCGCGCATGCCGTGCTGGTCCGGATGGAACAGGCGGGTGAGGCGCCGGACGACCGGGTGCAGGACGCCGTCGCCCGTAATCCCGCGGTGAAGGCCGTGGTCAAGGCGGTCTGGCCGCCGGTCGATCCGGCGAAGCTGGTGCTGCGGCTGCTGTCCGACGCGGAGTTCCTCGCCGAGCACGCGGAGGGGCTGCTGACGGCGGACGAGCAGCGGACGATCCTGTGGGAGAAGCCGGCGCGGAGCCTGAAGTCGGTGAGGTGGTCGCCCGCCGACGCCGTGCTGATCGACGAGGTGGGCGATCTCGTGGCCCGTACGCACTCGCTGGGGCATGTGGTCCTCGACGAGGCGCAGGACCTCTCCCCGATGCAGTACCGCGCGGTGGGCCGGCGCTGCTCGACAGGGTCGGCGACGGTGCTGGGGGATCTGGCGCAGGGGACCACGCCGTGGGCGACGGGCAGCTGGGCGGAGGCGCTGAAGCATCTGGGCAAGTCGGAAGCGGTGGTGGAGGAGCTGACGGCGGGCTTCCGTGTGCCGCGCGAGGTGATCGCGTACGCGTCGCGGCTGCTGCCGGTGATCTCGCCGGGGCTGGCCGAGGTGGAGTCGGTGCGTGAGTCGCCGGGCTCGCTGTCGGTGCGTACGGCGGCCGGCGGCCTGGACGACGCGGTGGTGGCGGCGTGCGTGGAGTCGCTGACGCACGAGGGGTCGACGGGGCTGATCGCGGCGGACGCGCGCGTCCCGGCGCTGGCGAAGGCGCTGACGGCCGCGGACCTGCCGTATCTGTCGCCGGGCGAGGAGACGACGGCCGAGTCGCGGCTGACGCTCGTACCCGCCTCGCTGGCCAAGGGACTTGAGTACGACTACGTCGTCCTGGACGAGCCGGCGGCCGTGGTCGCGGGCGAGCCGGATGAGCGCACGGGGCTGCGGCGGTTGTATGTGGCGCTGACGCGTGCGGTGTCGGGGCTGATCGTGCTGCACGGGGAGCCGCTGCCCGAGGCGCTGGCGGCGGCCGGGGTCACAGGTCCCTGA
- a CDS encoding copper homeostasis protein CutC, producing the protein MSKRAVLEVIALDADDATAARNGGADRLELVTDMAADGLTPTRETFAEIRAAVDIPLRVMLRLADGFAAGGPRQVDELVGRARAMRAEGAEEFVFGFLDADGTPDLVTVERLVAELDGCRWTFHRAIDRAVDRDTLRKELADMPGLDTYLTAGSPAGVDDGMPILLAEADAANRAEAGYGHHILVGGGLRLGHLPQLLTAGIDGFHIGSAARPDGWDAPVSATAVREWREALDAPRQDG; encoded by the coding sequence ATGAGCAAGCGTGCAGTCCTGGAGGTGATCGCGCTCGACGCCGACGACGCGACCGCCGCCCGGAACGGGGGTGCGGACCGCCTTGAGCTCGTCACCGACATGGCGGCCGACGGGCTGACCCCGACCCGCGAGACCTTCGCCGAGATCCGCGCCGCGGTCGACATCCCGCTGCGCGTGATGCTCAGACTGGCCGACGGCTTCGCGGCCGGCGGCCCACGACAGGTCGACGAACTGGTCGGCAGGGCGCGGGCGATGCGGGCCGAGGGCGCGGAGGAGTTCGTCTTCGGCTTCCTCGACGCCGACGGCACCCCCGACCTGGTGACCGTGGAGCGCCTGGTCGCCGAGCTGGACGGCTGCCGCTGGACGTTCCACCGCGCGATCGACCGCGCCGTGGACCGCGACACCCTCCGCAAGGAACTCGCCGACATGCCCGGCCTCGACACCTACCTCACAGCGGGCTCCCCGGCCGGCGTCGACGACGGCATGCCGATCCTGCTGGCCGAGGCCGACGCGGCGAACCGCGCCGAAGCGGGCTACGGACACCACATCCTGGTGGGCGGCGGGCTGCGCCTCGGCCATCTCCCGCAGCTGCTGACCGCCGGTATCGACGGCTTCCACATCGGCAGCGCGGCCAGGCCCGACGGATGGGACGCCCCGGTGTCCGCGACGGCGGTACGCGAATGGCGCGAAGCACTCGACGCACCGCGCCAGGACGGCTGA